The Vallitalea okinawensis genome window below encodes:
- a CDS encoding DegV family protein codes for MAYTIIVDSSCDLPKEVLEKYNMVMLPLGINFEDEVYADKVDITPTEFYDKLKVAKELPKTSQVTPDAFINAFKKELDRDHDVICITIGSQASGTFQSATIAKSELESDRIHLVDSEGLCMGTGMLAILIAEQLEAGKSIGEAIGYGENVRGSIEHLFSVDTLVYLKKGGRIKASSAVIGEILNIKPILTVDKGITQTIGKVRGRNKVMEFFMNHMKENIDLEATEFMAIAHACNEKVAKKLETRIRENFNFDGEIIFSEIGATIGTHAGPGTISVFYIKK; via the coding sequence ATGGCATATACAATCATAGTTGATAGTTCATGTGATTTGCCAAAAGAAGTACTCGAAAAATACAACATGGTCATGTTACCACTTGGTATAAATTTTGAAGATGAAGTTTATGCTGACAAAGTGGATATTACACCTACTGAATTTTATGATAAATTAAAAGTAGCCAAGGAGTTACCTAAGACTAGTCAAGTGACACCTGATGCATTTATTAATGCTTTCAAAAAAGAGTTGGATCGTGATCACGATGTTATATGTATTACTATCGGATCACAAGCTAGCGGTACATTTCAATCAGCGACAATAGCCAAAAGTGAGTTAGAAAGTGATCGTATTCATTTAGTGGATTCTGAAGGGTTATGTATGGGAACAGGTATGTTAGCCATCCTCATTGCTGAGCAACTAGAAGCAGGAAAATCTATCGGTGAAGCTATTGGGTACGGAGAGAACGTGAGAGGTAGTATTGAACATCTTTTCTCTGTTGATACCCTTGTGTATCTCAAGAAAGGTGGCAGAATAAAGGCTTCAAGCGCTGTAATAGGTGAGATATTGAATATTAAACCCATATTAACAGTAGATAAAGGGATTACTCAAACAATAGGCAAGGTTAGAGGGCGAAATAAAGTTATGGAATTCTTCATGAATCACATGAAAGAAAACATAGACCTTGAAGCTACAGAATTTATGGCTATAGCCCACGCATGTAATGAAAAGGTTGCTAAGAAATTAGAAACTAGGATTCGAGAAAACTTTAATTTTGATGGCGAGATTATTTTTTCTGAAATTGGTGCAACCATTGGTACTCATGCTGGTCCTGGCACAATTAGTGTTTTTTATATAAAAAAATAA
- a CDS encoding DUF6648 family protein yields the protein MHKDKFDAFFKNRKNLIFLYNKGDLSKEEFIEENFTYIMNMNVKPFRKIDHIKKGVFNYQYYNSMAKYYRMMAYDYSPHSSKRVQYLDYTNDYYSKKDYTTLKILELLDYENLDAYYVKVKSTNFKNKLIEIVLHDYPDVILHTKSSMIKKRLVDNYAFSETKQHSVIEDYINEKY from the coding sequence TTGCATAAAGATAAATTTGATGCTTTTTTTAAAAACCGAAAGAATCTTATTTTCCTTTATAACAAAGGTGACTTAAGCAAAGAAGAATTCATTGAAGAGAACTTCACGTATATCATGAACATGAACGTTAAACCCTTTCGTAAAATCGATCATATAAAAAAAGGTGTCTTTAATTATCAATACTATAACTCTATGGCAAAATACTACCGTATGATGGCATATGATTATTCCCCACATTCGTCAAAAAGAGTCCAATACTTGGATTATACGAATGACTATTATAGTAAAAAAGATTATACAACTTTGAAAATACTTGAGTTACTTGATTATGAAAATCTTGATGCATATTATGTCAAGGTTAAATCAACTAATTTTAAGAATAAGCTTATAGAAATCGTACTTCATGATTATCCTGACGTTATTCTTCATACTAAGAGTTCTATGATTAAGAAAAGATTAGTCGATAATTATGCTTTTAGTGAGACTAAGCAGCACTCTGTTATTGAGGATTATATTAATGAGAAGTATTAG
- a CDS encoding sugar-binding transcriptional regulator, protein MHDIFGLLKKIVPNGVIELERRYEILKGVGRYQPIGRRKLATTLELPERILRSDTEFLKDGGFIEVSGSGMTITREGEKLLDGLSEIISSLKGMKDLETKLRDLLEDVKVIVVEGNADISDDAKGDIGKAAAAVLLNSLKDNDIIAITGGTTVAHMVEQCKEDVNSNHDILVIPARGGLGTRVEYQANILASTLAKKLNGSYKLLNVPDHLSRKALESVQKEPEIDAIKRYLNNPNAIVFGIGDAIKLANQRKLSDTLIDFLKRKEAVAEAFGYYFNEQGQIVYRSRTIGINLDKIKDHKTIALAGGTSKAKAILALKKYLKGGVLVIDEGAAKEIIAICNS, encoded by the coding sequence ATGCATGATATATTTGGGCTATTGAAAAAGATTGTTCCAAATGGCGTAATAGAACTTGAAAGACGATATGAAATTCTTAAAGGGGTTGGACGTTATCAACCTATTGGTAGAAGAAAACTTGCAACTACTTTAGAATTGCCTGAGCGTATTCTGCGATCTGATACAGAGTTTCTAAAAGATGGTGGATTTATAGAAGTATCAGGATCAGGTATGACTATAACTCGTGAGGGTGAAAAATTATTAGATGGCTTAAGTGAAATCATCAGCAGTTTAAAGGGTATGAAAGATCTTGAAACAAAGCTTAGAGATCTTCTAGAAGATGTAAAGGTTATCGTTGTTGAAGGGAATGCAGATATCAGTGATGATGCCAAAGGTGATATTGGGAAAGCAGCTGCAGCTGTTTTATTAAATTCATTAAAGGATAATGATATCATTGCTATAACTGGAGGAACAACTGTTGCTCATATGGTTGAACAATGTAAAGAAGATGTGAATAGCAATCATGATATTTTGGTAATACCTGCAAGAGGTGGATTAGGCACTAGAGTTGAATATCAAGCAAATATCTTAGCTTCAACTTTGGCAAAGAAATTGAATGGGAGTTATAAGCTATTGAATGTACCAGATCATCTCAGTAGAAAAGCCTTGGAGAGTGTTCAAAAAGAACCTGAAATTGATGCTATCAAAAGGTATTTAAATAATCCAAATGCCATTGTATTTGGGATAGGTGACGCTATTAAGTTAGCTAATCAGAGAAAACTTTCTGATACCCTAATCGATTTCTTAAAAAGAAAAGAAGCTGTAGCTGAGGCTTTTGGATACTATTTCAATGAGCAGGGGCAAATTGTTTATCGATCAAGAACTATTGGAATTAATTTGGATAAGATAAAGGATCATAAAACCATTGCATTAGCAGGAGGTACATCAAAAGCTAAGGCTATTTTGGCTTTGAAAAAGTACTTAAAAGGTGGGGTCCTAGTCATAGATGAAGGTGCTGCAAAAGAAATAATAGCTATATGCAATTCGTGA
- a CDS encoding Na/Pi cotransporter family protein, with the protein MENLTLIFLFFGGLGLFIYGMDRMADGLQKAAGNRMKSILGALTNNRLLGVATGALVTAIVQSSSATTVMIVGFVNAGIMNLMQAMGVIMGANIGTTITSWIVSSAEWLKFLKPSTLAPLAIGVGVFMMVFSKKKNTKQVGEIIAGFGILFLGLDLMKDAVNPFSDSPVFQDLFITLGRNPILGILAGAAVTAIIQSSSASVGILQTIAVMGLVPWNAAVYIILGQNIGTTVTAMISSVGANKTAKRAAYMHLLFNVVGSVFFAIVMVIFFRLNPTFGSGEVTMTGISIFHTIFNVTVTVLLFPFATLIVKLSGLFVKEEQKVEEDEEAIVLRHLDKRILETPGLALANAVKEIVRMGELAYKNLDACYSTLRNRDDDALQEIFETEKTINALERVITNYLVKINNSELNSHQVKSVTGLFHVINDIERIGDHAENLAELVREYHKSDLKFSDAAFDELDRMFDITKESLNASIEARREYDGKLVRKVKQNEEIIDDMEMELRQKHIYRLSQNICDSTSGVIFLDIISNLERVSDHSLNIVEGVEEEYEDLQ; encoded by the coding sequence ATGGAAAACCTTACATTAATCTTTTTATTTTTTGGTGGTTTAGGGCTTTTTATTTATGGTATGGACAGAATGGCCGACGGTTTGCAAAAAGCAGCCGGTAACCGAATGAAGAGTATCCTAGGTGCATTAACTAATAACAGATTACTAGGCGTAGCAACTGGTGCCTTAGTAACAGCCATTGTGCAGAGTAGTTCTGCTACAACAGTTATGATTGTTGGTTTTGTTAATGCAGGTATTATGAATCTTATGCAAGCTATGGGAGTCATAATGGGTGCGAACATTGGTACAACCATAACATCTTGGATTGTATCCAGTGCTGAGTGGCTGAAGTTCTTAAAACCATCAACGCTTGCACCATTAGCTATTGGTGTCGGTGTATTCATGATGGTCTTCTCCAAGAAGAAGAACACAAAGCAAGTTGGTGAAATCATCGCAGGGTTCGGTATCCTTTTTCTAGGGCTTGATTTAATGAAGGATGCTGTTAACCCATTTTCTGATTCACCAGTATTCCAAGATTTGTTTATAACATTAGGGCGAAATCCAATTCTTGGTATACTTGCTGGTGCGGCTGTAACTGCAATTATTCAAAGTAGTTCAGCTTCTGTTGGTATCTTACAAACCATCGCTGTCATGGGCTTAGTACCTTGGAATGCAGCTGTGTACATTATTTTAGGGCAAAATATTGGTACAACTGTTACTGCTATGATTTCTTCCGTCGGTGCGAATAAGACAGCTAAAAGAGCGGCATATATGCATTTACTCTTTAATGTCGTTGGGTCTGTATTCTTTGCAATTGTTATGGTCATCTTCTTTAGGTTAAATCCAACATTTGGAAGCGGAGAAGTAACAATGACAGGAATCAGTATCTTCCACACAATCTTTAATGTAACGGTAACAGTTCTTTTATTCCCGTTTGCGACTTTGATTGTGAAGTTATCAGGTCTCTTTGTTAAAGAAGAACAAAAAGTTGAAGAAGACGAAGAAGCGATTGTGCTTCGTCATCTCGATAAGCGTATTCTTGAAACACCAGGTTTAGCTTTAGCGAATGCAGTAAAAGAGATTGTAAGAATGGGTGAATTAGCTTATAAAAATCTCGATGCATGTTACAGTACGTTAAGAAATCGTGATGATGATGCATTGCAAGAGATTTTTGAAACTGAAAAAACCATTAATGCTCTGGAAAGAGTGATTACAAACTACCTAGTTAAGATTAATAACTCTGAACTTAATTCACATCAAGTTAAGTCGGTGACAGGATTATTCCACGTGATCAATGATATCGAAAGAATCGGTGATCATGCTGAAAACTTAGCAGAATTAGTTCGTGAGTATCACAAATCTGATTTAAAATTCTCTGATGCAGCATTTGATGAATTGGATCGCATGTTTGACATTACTAAAGAATCACTTAATGCATCTATTGAAGCTCGTCGTGAATACGATGGAAAGCTTGTTCGTAAAGTTAAGCAAAACGAAGAAATTATTGACGATATGGAAATGGAATTAAGACAAAAACATATTTATCGTCTATCACAAAATATTTGTGACTCAACATCTGGTGTCATTTTCTTAGATATCATCAGTAACTTAGAAAGAGTTTCTGACCATTCTTTAAATATCGTAGAAGGTGTAGAAGAAGAGTACGAAGACCTACAATAA
- the gap gene encoding type I glyceraldehyde-3-phosphate dehydrogenase, which produces MAKIAINGFGRIGRNAFKIAMERGLDVVAINDLTDSKTLAHLLKYDSCFGKFNGTVEVKNDALVVNGKEIKVLAERNPADLPWGELGVEVVIESTGLFRQKEKAALHIEAGAKKVIISAPGKGTKSIVMGVNEADYDAANDDIIDNASCTTNCLAPFAKVLNDKFEIKKGIMTTVHSYTNDQRILDTPHADLRRARAAAESIIPTTTGAAEAVAKVIPSLKGKLTGMAMRIPSPTVSVVDLTVELGKDVTVEDVNAALKAAADDKVLGFSEEPLVSIDYRMDSRSSIVDGLSTLVMGDNMVKVVSWYDNEWGYSNRIIDLTEYVAERL; this is translated from the coding sequence ATGGCAAAAATCGCAATTAATGGTTTTGGTCGTATTGGCCGTAATGCATTCAAAATAGCTATGGAAAGAGGTCTTGATGTCGTAGCTATCAACGATTTAACTGATTCTAAAACATTAGCACACTTACTTAAATATGACTCATGTTTCGGAAAATTCAACGGTACTGTTGAAGTTAAAAACGATGCATTAGTTGTAAATGGTAAAGAAATCAAAGTTTTAGCTGAAAGAAACCCAGCTGATTTACCTTGGGGTGAATTAGGTGTTGAAGTAGTAATTGAATCAACTGGTCTTTTCAGACAAAAAGAAAAAGCTGCTTTACACATCGAAGCTGGCGCTAAAAAAGTTATCATTTCTGCACCAGGTAAAGGAACAAAATCAATCGTTATGGGTGTTAACGAAGCTGATTACGATGCTGCTAACGATGACATCATTGATAATGCTTCTTGTACTACAAACTGTTTAGCGCCTTTCGCTAAAGTATTAAATGACAAATTCGAAATCAAAAAAGGTATCATGACTACAGTTCATTCATATACAAATGACCAAAGAATTTTAGATACACCACATGCTGACTTAAGAAGAGCAAGAGCTGCTGCTGAATCTATCATTCCTACAACTACTGGTGCTGCAGAAGCAGTTGCTAAAGTAATTCCAAGCTTAAAAGGTAAATTAACTGGTATGGCTATGCGTATTCCTTCTCCTACAGTTTCAGTTGTTGATTTAACTGTAGAATTAGGTAAAGATGTAACAGTTGAAGATGTAAATGCTGCATTAAAAGCTGCTGCTGATGACAAAGTATTAGGTTTCTCAGAAGAGCCATTAGTATCTATCGATTATAGAATGGATTCACGTTCATCAATCGTTGATGGTTTATCTACATTAGTAATGGGTGACAACATGGTTAAAGTTGTATCTTGGTACGACAATGAGTGGGGTTACTCAAACAGAATCATAGACTTAACAGAATACGTTGCTGAAAGATTATAA
- a CDS encoding histidinol-phosphatase HisJ family protein has protein sequence MAYKADYHVHTRFSLDSHTPMKRMIEKGINLDLNEVCFTEHMEFDYPGKYIFEVDYDHYVPKVNQYKDKYKNKIQIKCGVEVGLQPDVLDKVQSFIEAYPFDYVIGSVHVIKKLDPYTGEYFTNKTQKQAYEGYFTEILNVIKSCEHFNCLGHLDYVIRYHPSDKKHYEYNDYRELLDEILKTLIVNNKGIEVNSSGFRKGLAQPHPQNNVIKRYKELGGQIITTGSDAHRTSELCSDFSTVYDYLKSIGFNYVTTFTQGKPDFKKI, from the coding sequence ATGGCATATAAAGCTGATTATCATGTGCACACCCGTTTTTCCCTAGACAGTCACACACCTATGAAGAGGATGATTGAAAAAGGAATTAATCTAGATTTAAATGAAGTTTGCTTCACTGAACATATGGAATTTGATTATCCTGGCAAATATATTTTTGAAGTGGATTATGATCACTACGTTCCTAAAGTTAATCAGTATAAAGATAAGTATAAGAATAAAATTCAAATAAAGTGCGGTGTTGAAGTAGGTCTACAGCCAGATGTACTCGACAAGGTTCAATCCTTTATTGAAGCATATCCATTTGATTATGTAATAGGTTCTGTTCACGTTATAAAGAAATTGGATCCCTACACAGGAGAATACTTTACGAATAAGACTCAAAAACAAGCATACGAAGGCTATTTTACTGAAATACTAAATGTCATCAAATCATGTGAACATTTTAATTGCTTAGGTCATCTCGATTACGTTATTCGATATCATCCTAGTGACAAGAAACATTATGAATATAATGACTACCGTGAACTTTTAGATGAAATATTAAAGACTTTGATTGTCAATAATAAAGGTATCGAAGTCAACAGTTCTGGGTTTAGAAAAGGTTTAGCTCAACCTCATCCTCAAAACAATGTTATAAAAAGATACAAGGAGTTAGGAGGACAAATCATCACGACAGGTTCTGATGCTCATAGAACCTCGGAACTTTGTTCTGACTTCTCCACTGTTTATGATTATTTAAAGAGTATTGGCTTTAATTATGTTACTACTTTTACTCAAGGAAAACCTGACTTCAAAAAGATATAA
- the gpmI gene encoding 2,3-bisphosphoglycerate-independent phosphoglycerate mutase, which yields MTKRPTVLMILDGYGLNEKEEGNAIKQANTPNLDKLMTDYPFVHGNASGLDVGLPSGQMGNSEVGHLNIGAGRIVYQELTRITKAIEDGDFCDNKAFLEAVNNCKEHDSALHLYGLLSDGGVHSHNTHLYALLRLAKKHGLEKVYVHCFLDGRDTPPASGKAYVEQLEEQIRQIGVGQIATVSGRYYAMDRDNRWERTELAYNALVKGKGVTAPTAVVAVQQSYEEEKYDEFVLPTVVTCHGEVTATISENDSIICFNFRPDRARQITRSFCDENFDGFDCPFMKLCYVCFTNYDVTIPNKIIAFEKESLSNTLGEYLAEKGLKQLRLAETEKYAHVTFFFNGGVEEPNEGEERVLVSSPKVATYDLQPEMSAPEVDEKLVDAIKSDKYDLIIINFANPDMVGHTGIMEAAIKAVETVDAQVGKAVEALLEVDGQMFVCADHGNAEQLIDYNDHSPFTAHTTNPVPFILVNYKEGVVLKEGAKLADIAPTLLEMMELPIPEEMTGISLLMENN from the coding sequence ATGACTAAGAGACCAACTGTTTTAATGATCCTTGATGGATATGGTTTGAATGAAAAAGAAGAAGGCAACGCTATTAAACAGGCTAATACGCCAAACTTAGATAAATTAATGACAGACTACCCTTTTGTTCATGGTAACGCTTCTGGTTTAGATGTTGGTTTACCAAGCGGTCAAATGGGTAATTCGGAAGTAGGTCACCTTAATATCGGTGCTGGCCGTATCGTTTATCAAGAGCTTACAAGAATTACTAAAGCTATTGAAGATGGTGACTTCTGCGACAATAAAGCTTTCTTAGAAGCTGTTAACAATTGCAAAGAACATGACTCTGCTTTACATCTTTATGGTCTATTATCTGATGGTGGTGTACACAGTCATAATACGCATTTATATGCTTTATTAAGACTTGCTAAAAAGCATGGTTTAGAAAAAGTATATGTACATTGCTTCTTAGACGGTAGAGATACACCTCCAGCATCTGGTAAAGCTTATGTGGAGCAGTTGGAGGAGCAAATAAGACAAATCGGTGTAGGTCAAATAGCTACTGTTTCTGGTAGATACTACGCTATGGATAGAGATAACCGTTGGGAAAGAACTGAATTAGCATACAACGCATTAGTAAAAGGTAAAGGTGTTACTGCACCTACTGCTGTTGTTGCAGTTCAACAATCTTACGAGGAAGAGAAGTATGATGAGTTCGTTTTACCAACTGTAGTTACTTGCCACGGTGAGGTAACTGCTACTATTAGTGAAAATGATTCTATCATTTGCTTCAATTTTAGACCGGACCGTGCTCGTCAAATTACAAGAAGTTTTTGTGATGAGAATTTTGATGGTTTTGATTGTCCATTCATGAAACTATGTTATGTTTGCTTCACCAATTATGATGTAACGATTCCAAATAAAATTATTGCATTTGAGAAAGAAAGCTTAAGTAATACTCTTGGTGAGTATCTTGCTGAGAAAGGCTTAAAGCAACTTCGTTTAGCTGAAACGGAAAAATACGCCCATGTAACATTCTTCTTTAATGGTGGAGTTGAAGAACCAAATGAAGGAGAAGAACGTGTGTTAGTGTCATCACCAAAAGTTGCAACTTACGATCTACAACCTGAGATGAGCGCTCCAGAAGTAGATGAAAAGTTAGTAGATGCCATTAAATCTGATAAGTATGATTTAATCATTATTAACTTTGCTAACCCTGATATGGTTGGTCATACGGGGATTATGGAAGCTGCAATTAAAGCTGTTGAGACTGTAGACGCACAAGTGGGTAAAGCTGTTGAAGCTTTACTTGAAGTTGATGGTCAAATGTTTGTTTGTGCAGACCATGGAAATGCTGAACAACTTATTGACTATAATGATCATTCCCCTTTTACAGCGCATACAACAAATCCAGTACCATTTATTCTCGTTAATTACAAAGAAGGTGTTGTATTAAAAGAAGGCGCTAAGCTTGCTGATATAGCTCCTACATTATTAGAGATGATGGAACTTCCAATTCCAGAAGAAATGACAGGTATCAGTTTACTTATGGAAAATAATTAA
- a CDS encoding phosphoglycerate kinase, with protein MLNKKTVEDIQPKSKRVLVRCDFNVPLKEGVITDENRLVAALPTIKKLIEGNAKVILCSHLGKPKGEAKPELSLAPVAKRLSELLEKEVVFAADDTVVGENAKKAVEAMNDGDVVLLENTRYRKEETKNGEAFSKELASLAELFVNDAFGTAHRAHCSNVGVTEFVDEAVVGYLMEKEINFLGNAVNNPERPFVAILGGAKVSDKINVINNLLEKVDTIIIGGGMAYTFLKAQGLEVGSSLLEAEKLDYAAEMIKKAEEKGVNFLLPVDHVIGKEFKNDTESQVVTAEAGIPESWSGFDIGPKSMELYANAVKDAKTVVWNGPMGVFEFENFAHGTIAVAKALAETDATTIIGGGDSAAAVNILGFGDKMTHISTGGGASLEFLEGKELPGVAAANDK; from the coding sequence ATGTTAAATAAAAAAACTGTTGAAGATATACAACCAAAAAGTAAAAGAGTATTAGTACGTTGTGATTTTAATGTACCATTAAAAGAAGGCGTTATTACTGATGAAAATCGTTTAGTTGCTGCATTGCCAACTATTAAAAAATTAATTGAAGGCAATGCAAAAGTTATCTTATGTTCTCACTTAGGAAAACCAAAAGGTGAAGCTAAGCCAGAATTATCATTAGCACCTGTTGCTAAAAGACTTAGTGAATTATTAGAAAAAGAAGTTGTATTCGCAGCTGATGATACTGTTGTTGGTGAGAATGCTAAAAAAGCTGTTGAAGCTATGAATGATGGTGATGTTGTATTATTAGAAAATACGCGTTATCGTAAAGAAGAAACTAAAAATGGTGAAGCTTTCTCTAAAGAACTAGCTTCCTTAGCAGAGTTGTTTGTTAACGATGCTTTCGGTACTGCTCATAGAGCACACTGTTCTAATGTAGGTGTTACTGAGTTTGTTGATGAAGCAGTAGTAGGTTATTTAATGGAAAAAGAAATCAACTTCTTAGGTAATGCGGTTAACAATCCTGAAAGACCTTTTGTTGCGATCTTAGGTGGTGCAAAGGTATCTGATAAAATTAATGTTATCAATAACTTATTAGAAAAAGTAGATACAATTATCATTGGTGGAGGTATGGCTTATACTTTCTTAAAGGCTCAAGGTTTAGAAGTAGGAAGTTCATTACTCGAAGCTGAGAAATTAGACTATGCTGCTGAAATGATTAAGAAGGCGGAAGAAAAAGGTGTTAATTTCTTATTACCTGTTGATCATGTTATTGGTAAAGAGTTCAAGAATGATACAGAAAGCCAAGTTGTAACTGCTGAGGCAGGCATTCCAGAAAGTTGGTCTGGATTTGATATTGGACCTAAATCTATGGAGTTATATGCTAATGCTGTTAAAGATGCTAAAACTGTTGTTTGGAATGGACCAATGGGTGTTTTTGAATTTGAAAACTTTGCTCATGGTACAATTGCAGTAGCTAAAGCTTTAGCTGAAACAGATGCTACTACAATCATTGGTGGTGGAGATTCTGCTGCAGCTGTTAATATCTTAGGATTCGGTGATAAGATGACACACATCTCTACAGGTGGTGGAGCATCATTAGAGTTCTTAGAAGGTAAAGAATTACCAGGGGTAGCAGCAGCTAACGATAAATAG
- the eno gene encoding phosphopyruvate hydratase: MKTYIEIIDVHARQVLDSRANPTVEVEVFVEGGYFGRAAVPSGASTGAFEAVELRDGGDTYMGKGVLNAVDNVNNIIAEEIIGMNALDQVEIDMKMIELDGTPNKAKLGANAILGVSMAVAKAAAEALGTSLYNYLGGVNAKVMPVPMMNILNGGEHADNTVDLQEFMIMPVGAESFSECLRMGAEVYHNLKKVLGEKGLATAVGDEGGFAPDLASSEEAIQVIMDAVEKAGYKPGEDIRIAIDAAASELYNDETGKYHFPGESKMKGEEVVRTSEEMVAYYEDLAAKFPIISLEDGLDEEDWDGWKLLTEKLGTKMQLVGDDLFVTNTERLSKGIQLGVANSILIKVNQIGTLTETFNAIQMANRAGYTAVVSHRSGETEDATIADIVVAVNAGQIKTGAPCRSDRVAKYNQLIRIEEELAETAEYLGLDAWFNLK; this comes from the coding sequence ATGAAAACATATATTGAAATTATTGACGTACATGCTAGACAAGTCTTAGATTCAAGAGCAAACCCAACTGTAGAGGTAGAAGTATTTGTTGAAGGCGGTTACTTTGGCCGTGCTGCAGTTCCTTCTGGTGCTTCAACTGGAGCTTTTGAAGCTGTAGAATTACGTGATGGTGGCGACACTTACATGGGTAAAGGCGTATTAAACGCTGTTGACAATGTTAACAATATTATCGCTGAAGAAATTATCGGTATGAATGCTTTAGATCAAGTTGAAATCGATATGAAAATGATCGAGTTAGACGGTACTCCTAACAAAGCTAAATTGGGTGCTAATGCAATCTTAGGTGTTTCTATGGCTGTTGCTAAAGCTGCTGCTGAAGCTTTAGGAACTTCACTTTATAACTACTTAGGCGGAGTTAATGCTAAAGTTATGCCAGTACCAATGATGAACATCTTAAATGGTGGTGAGCATGCTGACAATACTGTTGACTTACAAGAATTCATGATTATGCCAGTTGGTGCTGAGTCATTCAGCGAATGTTTACGTATGGGTGCTGAAGTATATCATAACCTTAAAAAAGTATTAGGTGAAAAAGGTTTAGCTACTGCAGTAGGTGATGAAGGTGGTTTCGCACCTGACTTAGCTAGCTCAGAAGAAGCTATCCAAGTTATTATGGATGCTGTAGAAAAAGCTGGATACAAGCCAGGCGAAGACATTAGAATCGCTATTGATGCTGCTGCATCAGAATTATACAACGATGAAACTGGAAAATACCATTTCCCTGGTGAAAGTAAAATGAAGGGTGAAGAAGTAGTAAGAACTTCAGAAGAAATGGTTGCTTACTATGAAGATTTAGCTGCTAAATTCCCTATCATTTCATTAGAAGACGGTCTTGACGAAGAAGACTGGGATGGATGGAAGTTATTAACTGAAAAATTAGGAACTAAAATGCAATTAGTTGGTGATGATTTATTTGTTACTAATACTGAGAGATTATCAAAAGGTATCCAACTTGGTGTAGCTAACTCAATCCTTATCAAAGTTAACCAAATAGGTACTTTAACAGAAACTTTCAATGCCATTCAAATGGCAAACAGAGCTGGTTATACTGCAGTTGTTTCTCATAGATCTGGTGAAACAGAAGACGCTACTATTGCAGATATCGTAGTTGCTGTAAACGCTGGTCAAATCAAAACAGGTGCTCCTTGTAGATCTGACCGTGTTGCTAAATACAACCAATTGATCAGAATCGAAGAAGAATTAGCTGAAACAGCTGAATACTTAGGTTTAGATGCTTGGTTTAACTTAAAATAA
- the tpiA gene encoding triose-phosphate isomerase, translated as MRKKIIAGNWKMNKTPKEALALIEELKPLVKNEEVDVVFCPPYVSLLLAVEAAKGTNIEIGAQNMHFEESGAYTGEIAPAMLKECGVNYVVLGHSERREYFGEMDETVNKKVLKAIEHGLVPIICCGETLTQREQGITIDLVRQQIKIALKDVTADDAKKSVIAYEPIWAIGTGVTATSEQAEEVCAAIRQVVREIYDDATAEEVRIQYGGSVNAGNAAELFAMPNIDGGLVGGASLKADFGKVVNYK; from the coding sequence ATGCGCAAAAAGATCATTGCAGGTAACTGGAAAATGAATAAAACACCTAAGGAAGCTTTAGCGTTAATCGAAGAGTTAAAGCCTTTAGTAAAGAACGAAGAAGTAGATGTGGTATTTTGCCCACCATATGTATCATTATTGTTAGCGGTTGAAGCTGCTAAAGGTACAAACATTGAAATTGGTGCTCAAAACATGCATTTTGAAGAAAGTGGTGCTTACACAGGTGAAATTGCACCTGCTATGCTTAAAGAATGTGGTGTTAACTATGTAGTGCTTGGACACTCTGAAAGAAGAGAATACTTTGGTGAAATGGATGAAACTGTTAACAAAAAAGTATTAAAGGCTATTGAACATGGTTTAGTTCCAATCATTTGTTGTGGTGAAACACTTACACAAAGAGAGCAAGGTATTACAATTGACCTAGTTAGACAACAAATCAAAATTGCTCTAAAAGATGTGACTGCTGACGATGCTAAAAAATCAGTTATTGCTTACGAGCCAATTTGGGCAATCGGTACTGGTGTAACAGCTACTTCAGAGCAAGCTGAAGAAGTATGTGCAGCTATTCGCCAAGTTGTTAGAGAAATCTATGATGATGCTACAGCTGAAGAAGTTCGTATTCAATACGGTGGTAGTGTTAATGCTGGCAATGCAGCTGAGTTATTCGCTATGCCTAACATTGATGGTGGATTAGTTGGTGGCGCAAGCTTAAAAGCTGATTTTGGCAAAGTTGTTAACTATAAATAA